One window of Saccharomyces kudriavzevii IFO 1802 strain IFO1802 genome assembly, chromosome: 10 genomic DNA carries:
- the PMT4 gene encoding dolichyl-phosphate-mannose-protein mannosyltransferase (similar to Saccharomyces cerevisiae PMT4 (YJR143C); ancestral locus Anc_4.379), which translates to MSVPKKRSHGKLSPSTKDVDDPSLKYTKAASKCEQVAEHWLLQPLPEPESRYSFWVVVVTLLAFAARFYKIWYPKEVVFDEVHFGKFASYYLERSYFFDVHPPFAKMMIAFIGWLCGYSGSFKFDEIGYSYETHPAPYIAYRSFNAILGTLTVPILFNTLKELNFKAMTCAFASLLVAIDTAHITETRLILLDAILLISIAATMYCYVRFYKCQLRQPFTWSWYIWLHGTGLSLSFVISTKYVGVMTYAAIGFAVVANLWQLLDIRAGLSLRLFMKHFSKRLNGLVLIPFVIYLFWFWVHFTILNTSGPGDAFMSAEFQETLRDSPLSIDSKTVNYFDTITIKHQDTGAFLHSHLARYPQRYEDGRISSAGQQVTGYAHPDFNNQWEVLPPHDSGVGKGQAVLLNQHIRLRHVATDTYLLAHDVASPFYPTNEEVTTVTLEEGDGELYSETLFAFQPLKKSDEGHVLKSKTVSFRLFHVDTSVALWTHNDELLPDWGFQQQEVNGNKKVTDSSNNWAIEEIVDLDEDRKLYVPKVVKSLPFLKKWIETQKSMFEHNNKLSSEHPFASEPYSWPGSLSGVSFWTNGDEKKQIYFIGNIIGWWFQVISLAVFVGIIVADLITRHRGYYALNKITREKLYGPLMFFFISWCCHYFPFFLMARQKFLHHYLPAHLIACLFSGALWEVIFSDCKSLNLEKDEEISGTPYQKNPKVYVKPYAVFLVCVSAAAAWFFIYFAPLVYGDVSLSPSEVVSREWFDIELNFSK; encoded by the coding sequence ATGTCTGTGCCAAAGAAACGTAGTCACGGAAAGTTATCACCTTCCACCAAGGACGTAGATGATCCTTCGTTGAAGTATACAAAGGCCGCATCTAAGTGTGAACAAGTCGCTGAACATTGGCTTTTGCAGCCATTGCCGGAACCTGAATCTCGTTACAGCTTTTGGGTAGTAGTTGTCACTCTGTTAGCCTTTGCTGCTAGATTTTATAAGATCTGGTACCCAAAGGAAGTTGTATTTGATGAGGTGCATTTTGGGAAATTTGCATCTTACTATTTGGAAAGATcatatttctttgatgtCCACCCTCCATTTGCTAAGATGATGATTGCTTTCATTGGTTGGCTGTGCGGTTATAGCGGCTCCTTCAAGTTCGATGAGATTGGATACAGTTACGAAACTCACCCAGCTCCATATATAGCGTACCGTTCGTTCAACGCAATACTAGGTACCTTAACTGTCCCAATTCTGTTTAacactttgaaagaattaaaTTTCAAAGCTATGACTTGTGCATTCGCATCTCTCTTGGTTGCAATTGACACCGCGCACATCACAGAAACAAGATTGATTCTACTGGATGCCATTTTGCTTATTTCTATTGCTGCTACTATGTATTGTTACGTTCGTTTCTACAAATGCCAACTGCGTCAACCATTCACATGGAGTTGGTATATTTGGCTACACGGCACTGGTTTGTCCTTGTCATTTGTTATTTCCACAAAGTATGTCGGTGTAATGACTTATGCCGCTATCGGTTTTGCTGTGGTCGCAAACTTATGGCAATTATTGGATATTAGAGCGGGATTGTCTCTAAGATTGTTTATGAAACACTTCAGTAAAAGGCTAAACGGTCTAGTTTTGATCCCGTTTGtcatttatttgttttggTTTTGGGTGCACTTCACCATTTTGAATACTTCAGGTCCAGGCGATGCATTTATGTCTGctgaatttcaagaaacatTGCGGGACTCCCCCTTAAGTATTGACTCCAAGACAGTTAATTACTTTGACACTATCACTATCAAACATCAGGATACTGGTGCATTTTTACATTCACATTTGGCACGGTACCCACAACGTTACGAAGATGGCCGTATCTCATCTGCAGGCCAGCAAGTGACTGGTTACGCTCACCCAGACTTTAACAATCAATGGGAGGTGTTGCCACCACACGACAGTGGGGTTGGTAAAGGGCAAGCCGTTCTCTTGAACCAACATATTAGATTAAGACATGTGGCCACTGACACATATCTGTTAGCCCATGATGTTGCTTCTCCATTTTACCCTACCAATGAAGAAGTAACCACCGtaactttggaagaaggCGACGGGGAGTTATATTCTGAAACGCTTTTTGCATTTCAACCATTGAAAAAGTCCGACGAAGGCCATGTCTTGAAAAGCAAAACTGTTTCCTTCCGTCTTTTCCATGTTGATACTTCTGTGGCCCTATGGACCCACAATGACGAGTTATTGCCTGATTGGGGGTTCCAACAACAAGAAGTCAATGGTAACAAAAAGGTCACCGATTCTTCGAATAACTGGGCTATCGAAGAAATTGTTGACTTGGACGAAGATCGGAAGTTATATGTTCCGAAGGTCGTCAAGTCATTACcgttcttgaagaaatggatCGAAACGCAGAAATCTATGTTTGAACATAACAACAAATTATCTTCAGAACATCCGTTTGCCTCTGAACCATACAGCTGGCCCGGTAGTTTGAGTGGTGTCTCATTTTGGACTAACGGTGATgagaagaaacaaatataTTTTATTGGTAACATTATTGGGTGGTGGTTCCAGGTTATTTCATTAGCAGTTTTCGTTGGTATTATCGTGGCCGATTTAATTACAAGACATCGCGGTTACTATGCACTAAATAAAataacaagagaaaaattatatGGCCCattgatgtttttcttcatctcaTGGTGTTGTCACTACTTTCCATTCTTCCTGATGGCTCGTCAAAAGTTTTTGCATCATTATTTACCAGCTCACTTAATTGCCTGTTTGTTCTCGGGAGCTTTGTGGGAAGTAATCTTTAGTGATTGCAAATCCTTGAACTTGGAAAAAGACGAGGAGATTTCGGGTACACCGTATCAAAAGAACCCTAAGGTTTACGTTAAGCCTTATGCTGTGTTCTTGGTATGCGTCTCTGCTGCCGCTGCTTGGTTCTTTATCTACTTCGCGCCATTGGTCTATGGGGACGTCAGCTTGTCGCCATCTGAAGTCGTCTCTAGAGAATGGTTCGACATAGAATTAAACTTTTCGAAGTGA
- the RPS4A gene encoding 40S ribosomal protein eS4 (similar to Saccharomyces cerevisiae RPS4B (YHR203C) and RPS4A (YJR145C); ancestral locus Anc_4.382) — MARGPKKHLKRLAAPHHWLLDKLSGCYAPRPSAGPHKLRESLPLIVFLRNRLKYALNGREVKAILMQRHVKVDGKVRTDTTYPAGFMDVITLDATNENFRLVYDVKGRFAVHRITDEEASYKLGKVKKVQLGKKGVPYVVTHDGRTLRYPDPNIKVNDTVKIDLASGKITDFIKFDAGKLVYVTGGRNLGRIGTIVHKERHDGGFDLVHIKDSLDNTFVTRLNNVFVIGEQGKPYISLPKGKGIKLSIAEERDRRRAQQGL; from the exons ATGGCTAGAGGACC AAAGAAGCATCTAAAGAGATTAGCAGCTCCACATCATTGGTTGTTGGACAAGTTGTCCGGTTGTTACGCCCCAAGACCATCTGCTGGTCCACACAAATTGCGTGAATCATTGCCATTGATTGTGTTCTTAAGAAACAGATTAAAGTACGCCTTGAACGGCCGTGAAGTCAAGGCTATCTTGATGCAACGTCACGTCAAGGTTGATGGTAAGGTCAGAACCGACACCACCTACCCAGCTGGTTTCATGGATGTCATCACTCTAGATGCCACCAACGAGAACTTCAGATTGGTCTACGACGTCAAGGGTAGATTTGCCGTTCACCGTATCACCGATGAAGAAGCCTCTTACAAATTGGGTAAAGTCAAGAAGGTCCAATTAGGTAAGAAGGGTGTCCCATACGTTGTCACCCACGATGGTAGAACCCTCAGATACCCAGACCCAAACATCAAAGTCAACGACACTGTCAAGATCGATTTGGCCTCTGGTAAGATCACCGACTTCATCAAGTTCGATGCTGGTAAGTTAGTTTACGTTACCGGTGGTCGTAACTTGGGTCGTATCGGTACCATTGTTCACAAGGAAAGACACGATGGTGGTTTCGACTTGGTTCACATCAAGGACTCCTTGGACAACACTTTCGTCACCAGATTGAACAACGTTTTCGTCATTGGTGAACAAGGTAAGCCTTACATTTCTTTGCCAAAGGGTAAGGGTATCAAGTTGTCTATTGCTGAAGAACGTGACAGAAGAAGAGCTCAACAAGGTTTATAA
- the MGM101 gene encoding Mgm101p (similar to Saccharomyces cerevisiae MGM101 (YJR144W); ancestral locus Anc_4.380) gives MKRILGIRVHASHVSQFCQRRTVVSGAGTASAAGAVKKTFNGTETKPAFAAKSEVSSGNNLKEYASGINSRLGGTPLEVRSAPDDTVNSSYKPGRGDIDWYTSWYGLGMKSFEPNVQKELVEPLNPKDIEIKPDGLIYLPEIKYRRILNKAFGAGGWGLVPRSQTIVTSKLVTREYGLICHGQLISVARGEQDYFNESGIPTATEGCKSNALMRCCKDLSVGSELWDPVFIKKFKVEHCTEKFVEHVTTKRKKKIWLRKDRQVEYPYK, from the coding sequence atgaaaagaattcTAGGAATTAGAGTACATGCATCGCATGTTTCCCAATTTTGCCAAAGAAGAACCGTGGTGAGTGGCGCGGGTACCGCAAGTGCAGCTGGAGCAGTAAAGAAAACCTTCAATGGTACAGAAACCAAACCTGCATTTGCAGCAAAGTCGGAGGTCAGCAGTGGGAACAACTTAAAGGAATATGCAAGTGGTATAAATTCTAGGCTCGGCGGCACTCCTTTGGAGGTCCGTAGCGCCCCCGATGACACCGTGAACAGCAGTTATAAGCCGGGCAGGGGAGACATTGACTGGTACACTTCATGGTATGGGTTAGGTATGAAGTCATTCGAACCGAATGTTCAGAAAGAACTAGTCGAGCCTTTGAACCCCAAGGATATCGAAATTAAGCCCGACGGGTTGATATACTTGCCCGAAATCAAGTACCGTAGGATTTTGAACAAGGCTTTTGGAGCGGGTGGTTGGGGGTTGGTTCCAAGATCGCAAACTATAGTGACGTCCAAGCTGGTGACGAGGGAGTACGGCCTAATTTGTCATGGCCAATTGATCAGCGTGGCTAGGGGGGAACAAGACTATTTCAACGAATCCGGTATACCAACCGCTACAGAGGGCTGTAAGAGTAACGCATTGATGAGATGTTGCAAAGATCTCAGTGTCGGGTCTGAACTGTGGGATCCTGTTTTcataaagaaattcaaggTCGAACACTGCACTGAAAAGTTTGTCGAGCATGTTACCAccaagaggaagaagaagatctGGTTAAGAAAGGACAGACAAGTTGAATACCCTTATAAATAG